In a genomic window of Bemisia tabaci chromosome 1, PGI_BMITA_v3:
- the LOC109039065 gene encoding uncharacterized protein gives MEEELKRILPAITSVFGGSFLNFKNASFLETGNREQLLVDLLSSYLRSELSKSGTEDLYGPIRSQISAICKLLELWSSDLSNIYWIRNHKCPEEKARKVARYFLQRIQNFKDCTIIPSGLISTSHSHKIMNEITGSHDHANIAILKRDYKDNCIDWIHVNPGSAYHQHCGSLTGQNVRSVFEINKIDPANITEDFLFLLVGLKAIKPGVSLPDDTYYKEVSLYECLLVFLNGETTFQSHHDENFIPFSPISFVHTWQVIEQAFGYLLQHFIGEAYRTVHQTLLTGFKISLVEKTFSSHQNCGTQLSHFLLQEICRESAQQAFDHGSEKQKFHSLKLIDEIKEFMKETCHSQELLASQKLHLSEICDSSLSFCAPNLKKHVLTSQCLSLPVLKVEPKFVKPSKDDNIIAYLKKFKNSFVEVLINSNDLVDVALLSFGIEMFFIDYLANTDILQASEGSPFCSDDTFLAKMLIDLAEAFHNCQGKLLDHFLSNLPYQPNLFAKNVIIQFFVYASVAALNLRDQRIMDLLKNYNLSVAISDTISLIDIIPHLVIPNAAWLKVLLSLKSFFTQKEGQKSLFSHSKFYKSLFSFEISNNAETENTDVEFAYLLLQTDLQKYFQFINDNSHLGFEKYNRKWQKLAYTDEYLPTIYHLLLKIAYFAKVSLIKIPSWKNNKQIKVGWHFKNSTFYNAPKWVVGRTEYWRSIVHFKIDSKTVSTKPDTNLITSYCLKGPYQRLIINEENVFTPHDHLMEDEVIENEDGEPASISSCHRSENEIIASQNLKPCTMDRIRYLQLGFLQSVPLLKIERLFIALKELQLDVCCEEDCILIKQTLFEISALRNTEAGTCSLLQWTANENPALIHQLGLLFIEKALVMQHRLTQHQALGNILEISLGLLSFYPVEFKDEFIKHLTEIYYLLKKFIVQPPSHLSDSTLLHLNAYLIISVQVKPELLELETPTVLKALIAIQKYEAEGSRLDNDVLLKMYFSSFIWCSRIQNYLKRNENLLNDILASVIPHWNKKNKWLMDESRSLFSCEEYTVKPLLGTIYYQNRPIVGLPNSILNHKIFKDYLSQANFAVMPGTRKIDGNKLPCYHSVDHSPKTRLTHTKDTLLIEEFIKGSYQRFIPAEELFGGRCYPAFILRSPDSEQSFSHWLVDDQKLLLVKDKNRQVMYQWDLEKNFLFSPEESGFVVPWENFKNSTFKDCLEGFELSCWIEVIAQTFPDGLVQFQSLHFPRLGLHFYMKEGKFYCQQIHGYYIAKLQSINSLYGFSNYLILEKKEPNSTSRKIKVVIPHRQVFPSDEFWDKTVFTNLEEVQTPAYFVYDFDQKTGLLKCHHTRAQLYLALLYYCCASLDDHDASNINSYHLSRENLEACWKDQPFDEVELDIIAQFIDPVRMRDFHPHRIALYLKVISLLSSSVQLAFLYMDKPSIESKDTSYALLRKCDEYLPYLISQYIQHKSTISLTVRLSFEEEETIMRRCPDLFQEYKQLYFNQKPWIDVSVESNKSYKDHYGMLFDKESMVKTSFVHLFTTNITEFNFITKQDEVDFSSGFHRILLNIFGLDNFITLYKLAKCAKKLAITIEKYLYLLHHMVFRAKINYDRFPKKLVMMLARVLLLVVENPIFFPDPPPWFGVGAEYVDLSKRWVTRNDLMDNFGEFCWKPTKIYETRREEQDDRREAQIQHNEENSVIWHNFSRSDLDSQSRPKRFPENPMNFQLTYEKDVTFRDATKLLKVRTLYLEAAYNDSMYQFFERVLSLCDRLKYKSSMGWSIAPFTGNSVTVRFSAEKFATSIAQPVNWEKWTIPHEPLIDLNEYFVSNPLSLPNTEFLFDAQLAKPANEYQYQFCKELKASWMIYHNETQLSYSWLNPQCQGKLENTLQMKHQEICQRAQIIWGIISEQLKQRPNSESDNYFALRWHTGQVLHYHKGDVLQLLVEPHKLATYNPDCFDKHDYIIQKLLLYVSLEIQASKINRDLALIEQSKKSGSEVEQFSILQSLVSSLKEHINPASFRYPHWFLFQFENEIIVRENQCELIESMLKGKEKAMYQLNMGEGKSSVILPLLCSNLANGEQILRINVLSALLATMKNFLRQRFSGLIKKHVYTLPFQRDTDVSPQNLKLILEVLEKCQKDRHILLVTPEFHLCLQLKLRELMLENQEQIGATGVFNWETYRRRVPCKIEEYKDLESAEKENLLKKQDECLRVCLQKEKYLNSKDGILKVPPSGQGSKKFAQFKETINDPTFREWSCLKAAYRELLYNSTLGYEDSSKKLSLLNKIDELPIMDLLDESDEILKHGTELNYSVGDKFVFAGEELRWEIPQFFIQAIFCDLEVRDIISQGKVDGFTVLNLNYSPRGGVPFIQLLNEPYYEKYIKPILIEKYFTNIVSSLRKYNVKADESVIEDETCTLRQYVAAELSSDAEKKLLHFIADKGQLKDKILIAKGWLSHGILFHVFNAKYRVQYGLNLNQQLEGHRMKSIAIPFFGKDAPSPRSEFSHPDVMLGFTIISYLYQGLNEQQLKETFLRLKDEFSHQVADSHLQAWAEASRTWIEPLTDSFPPRMLTSLKHLDLSDEQCLNKVHEFLSCNPPAILFYLNQFVFMLDAMQYLYKISANAHSLVGYNAALGFSGTDDRKLTMPFQIKSLRSATQEGTNGKLLSVLTQERNSSYHSLQVEDTNTLLEQLCTYVSKQSHCHALIDAGALVTGLSNYETALFLLERLPVNILGVLYFSDEGNSLTVLTRNNKSMPLQDCFLDEQSLFAYLDDIHTRGTDIKLPLNCHAILTVGMGMQKDKLMQAAMRLRHLAVKQSVSLWGTEATTLAIARNSSVEKAKINSYEVIKWVTQNTIDLISSDLFPVTVRKINFQFLKKAEIWLKEAPEKLDSLVKYCKDKERFSLEEFYAVTPEDQDLADCLYYLVAGRVRAFYQEIEKELRIKQLCNTDFYKKLTNPSDKRIFREELDKICKEVVSYLQTGRVLDSLDNDEEKEVEVEIIEEQEFSIKVGSRSFYTELDWNVNLIFRRDFVALARREGYIEPIHFIKKYVQMPADMKNILWHSDIYMTRNFVQSVEVKGKELLDNYLRPVDVIFIHRRGGTTRLILLSGQEAAQIKIKCYKKLNHNNLLVHLHDINGETQLPVSSLVCEREQKLLTIVKLFSGECQFKSSSEVQCLTKFVGRLYPKCFTNSIFPVDDNVSEKIYDVLIRSGYLDFSGTMTRKLLKLLAPDNSEDTPTFALTDETQIYCEHVLESLHQIYKELIVQSSKSMRENLNTLREWVGTRGRLKDYVGSSLESILNLEKELMILS, from the coding sequence ATGGAGGAGGAATTAAAAAGAATTTTGCCAGCTATTACCTCAGTGTTTGGaggttcttttttaaattttaaaaatgcttcTTTTTTAGAGACAGGTAACCGTGAACAGTTGTTAGTTGACCTGCTCAGCTCTTATTTGCGCAGTGAATTGTCAAAGTCTGGGACAGAGGATTTGTATGGTCCTATTCGAAGTCAAATATCTGCTATCTGCAAGTTACTGGAACTGTGGTCAAGTGATCTGAGCAATATTTATTGGATTAGAAATCACAAGTGTCCAGAGGAAAAAGCAAGAAAAGTAGCCCGGTATTTTCTCCAAAgaatccaaaattttaaagattgcaCAATAATTCCAAGTGGTTTAATATCAACATCTCACAGTCACAAAATTATGAATGAGATTACAGGATCTCATGATCACGCAAACATTGCCATTTTGAAGAGAGATTATAAAGATAATTGTATTGATTGGATTCATGTGAATCCTGGTAGTGCTTACCACCAACATTGTGGAAGTCTTACCGGTCAGAACGTTAGATCAGTTTTTGAAATCAACAAGATAGACCCCGCTAATATAACGGAGGACTTTTTGTTCTTACTGGTGGGTTTGAAAGCCATCAAACCTGGAGTGAGCCTGCCAGATGATACGTACTATAAGGAAGTATCATTGTACGAATGCCTTTTGGTGTTTTTGAATGGGGAGACAACTTTTCAATCTCatcatgatgaaaatttcattcCATTTTCACCTATTTCATTTGTTCATACATGGCAAGTGATTGAACAGGCATTTGGTTATCTTCTGCAGCACTTTATTGGTGAAGCCTATCGCACTGTCCACCAAACATTACTTACAGGCTTCAAGATATCTCTAgttgaaaaaacattttcatctCATCAAAATTGTGGGACTCAGTTAAGTCATTTTCTACTGCAAGAAATTTGCCGCGAATCAGCACAGCAAGCATTTGATCATGGTAGTGAGAagcaaaaatttcactcattGAAGTTGATCGATGAAATCAAAGAattcatgaaggaaacatgtcaCAGCCAAGAATTACTGGcaagtcaaaaattgcatttgagTGAAATTTGTGATTCATCGCTTAGCTTTTGTGCGCCAAATTTGAAGAAACATGTTCTTACTTCGCAATGTCTTAGTTTGCCAGTTTTGAaagttgaaccaaaatttgtgaAACCTAGCAAAGATGATAACATAATtgcttatttgaaaaaattcaagaacagTTTTGTGGAAGTTTTGATTAATTCAAATGACTTAGTTGATGTAGCTTTACTTAGTTTTGGCATCGAAATGTTCTTTATTGATTATCTTGCAAACACTGATATTTTACAAGCATCAGAAGGCTCTCCATTCTGTAGCGATGATacttttttagcaaaaatgtTAATAGATCTTGCTGAAGCTTTCCACAattgtcaaggaaaattattggaTCATTTTCTATCAAATTTGCCTTACCAACCTAATTTGTTTGCAAAGAATGTGATAATTCAATTCTTTGTCTATGCATCAGTAGCTGCCCTAAACTTACGAGACCAGCGAATAATGGATTTATTAAAAAACTACAATTTAAGTGTTGCTATAAGTGACACAATTTCCCTGATCGATATCATACCTCACCTTGTAATTCCCAATGCAGCATGGCTTAAAGTCTTACTTTCTCTTAAatctttttttacacaaaaagaAGGCCAAAAATCGTTATTTTCTCACAGTAAGTTTTACAAATCTCTCTTCTCCTTTGAAATCAGTAACAATGCTGAGACAGAGAACACGGATGTGGAATTTGCTTATCTCTTACTTCAAACAGAtctgcaaaaatattttcaatttattaatGATAATAGCCATCTAGGTTTTGAGAAATACAACAGAAAATGGCAAAAACTTGCATACACTGATGAATATTTGCCCACTATTTATCACTTACTATTAAAGATAGCCTATTTTGCCAAAGTTTCTCTGATAAAGATTCCatcttggaaaaataataaGCAAATCAAAGTAGGGTggcatttcaaaaattctacatTCTATAATGCACCAAAATGGGTTGTAGGAAGAACAGAGTATTGGCGCTCAATTGTCcactttaaaattgattctaaaACTGTAAGCACCAAACCTGATACGAATCTGATTACAAGCTATTGCCTGAAAGGTCCATATCAACGACTAATCATCAACGAAGAAAATGTATTCACCCCTCATGATCATCTCATGGAAGATGAAGTCATTGAGAATGAAGATGGGGAGCCGGCATCCATCAGTAGCTGTCATCGCTCAGAAAATGAGATAATCGCAAGTCAAAACTTGAAACCGTGTACAATGGACCGCATTCGCTACTTGCAGTTAGGGTTTCTGCAGAGTGTCCCTCTGCTGAAAATAGAGCGTTTATTTATTGCCCTCAAAGAGCTACAACTGGATGTTTGCTGTGAGGAAGACTGCATTTTGATCAAGCAAACTCTGTTTGAAATCAGCGCCCTTCGGAATACAGAAGCCGGGACCTGCAGCTTATTGCAATGGACAGCAAATGAAAATCCGGCTTTAATTCATCAACTTGGCTTACTATTCATTGAGAAAGCACTTGTGATGCAACATCGATTGACTCAACATCAAGCACTTGGTAATATTCTCGAAATTAGTTTGGGATTGTTATCATTCTATCCAGTAGAATTCAAAGATGAATTTATAAAGCATTTAACAGAAATATATTACCTTTTAAAAAAGTTCATAGTACAGCCTCCAAGCCACTTAAGTGATTCCACTTTGCTACATCTAAATGCATACCTAATTATCAGTGTACAAGTTAAACCTGAATTACTAGAATTAGAAACGCCAACAGTATTGAAAGCTTTGATAGCGATACAGAAGTATGAAGCGGAGGGTTCAAGACTGGATAATGATGTATtacttaaaatgtatttttcaagtTTCATATGGTGTTCGAGAatccaaaattatctgaaacggAATGAGAACCTCCTCAATGATATACTCGCAAGTGTTATTCCTcattggaacaaaaaaaataaatggctAATGGATGAGTCCAGGTCATTATTTTCCTGTGAAGAATATACAGTTAAGCCACTTCTTGGCACCATTTATTACCAAAATAGGCCTATTGTAGGGTTACCAAACAGTATTTTAAATCACAAGATTTTCAAAGATTATTTAAGCCAGGCTAATTTTGCAGTAATGCCTGGCACTCGAAAAATAGACGGAAATAAGTTGCCTTGCTATCATTCTGTTGATCATTCGCCAAAGACAAGGCTAACTCATACCAAAGATACTTTGCTGATTgaagaattcatcaaaggtAGTTATCAACGATTTATCCCTGCAGAGGAATTATTTGGCGGTCGTTGTTACCCTGCTTTCATTCTACGGTCGCCTGATAGTGAACAATCATTTTCACATTGGCTAGTTGATGATCAGAAATTACTACTTGTGAAAGATAAAAATCGTCAGGTAATGTACCAATGGGATTTGGAGAAGAATTTCTTGTTTTCTCCAGAAGAGAGCGGGTTTGTTGTTCcatgggaaaattttaaaaactccaCCTTCAAAGATTGCCTTGAGGGGTTTGAACTTTCTTGTTGGATTGAAGTGATAGCTCAAACATTTCCTGATGGTTTAGTTCAGTTTCAGTCCTTACATTTTCCTCGCCTCGGTTTACATTTTTATATGAAAGAAGGTAAATTTTACTGTCAACAGATTCATGGCTATTATATTGCTAAATTACAGAGTATTAACTCTCTGTATGGTTTTTCTAATTATTtgatattagaaaaaaaagaacccaACTCAACATCACGAAAAATCAAAGTGGTCATTCCTCACCGCCAAGTGTTTCCCAGTGATGAGTTCTGGGATAAGACAGTATTCACCAACCTTGAAGAGGTCCAGACTCCAGCATATTTTGTTTatgattttgatcaaaaaacaggCCTGTTGAAATGTCATCATACGCGTGCTCAACTTTATTTAGCTTTACTGTATTATTGTTGCGCTTCTTTAGATGATCATGATGCATCCAATATTAATTCATATCATTTGTCAAGAGAAAACTTAGAGGCCTGCTGGAAAGATCAACCTTTTGATGAAGTTGAACTGGATATCATCGCCCAATTTATTGATCCTGTAAGGATGCGAGATTTTCACCCCCATCGAATTGCACTATACCTGAAAGTCATATCTTTGTTGAGTAGTAGTGTACAACTTGCATTTTTGTACATGGACAAGCCAAGTATTGAGAGCAAAGATACAAGTTATGCATTACTGAGAAAATGTGATGAATACCTTCCGTATTTGATCTCACAATATATACAGCACAAGTCAACGATTTCTTTGACTGTCAGACTCAGCTTTGAAGAAGAGGAAACAATCATGAGGAGATGCCCTGATTTATTTCAAGAATACAAACAACTTTACTTTAATCAGAAGCCATGGATAGATGTATCAGTGGAGTCCAATAAATCCTACAAAGATCACTACGGGATGTTGTTCGACAAAGAGTCCATGGTCAAAACTTCCTTCGTACACCTTTTTACAACAAACATTACAGAGTTCAATTTCATTACTAAGCAAGATGAAGTAGATTTTTCATCAGGTTTTCACAGGATTTTACTCAATATATTTGGTTTAGACAATTTTATCACGCTCTATAAGCTTGCAAAATGCGCCAAGAAGCTTGCCATCACCATAGAAAAATATCTTTATCTATTGCATCATATGGTGTTCAGggcaaaaattaattatgatCGATTTCCAAAGAAACTAGTGATGATGTTAGCTCGAGTCCTCCTTCTTGTGGTAGAAAACCCAATCTTCTTTCCTGATCCGCCCCCTTGGTTTGGCGTAGGCGCAGAATATGTAGATCTGTCTAAGCGATGGGTCACCAGAAATGATCTGATGGATAATTTTGGAGAATTCTGCTGGAAACCAACAAAAATTTATGAGACTAGGAGAGAAGAACAAGATGACCGAAGAGAAGCACAAATACAgcataatgaagaaaattcagtgatttGGCATAACTTTTCAAGATCCGATTTAGACAGTCAGTCAAGACCAAAAAGGTTTCCTGAAAATCCAATGAACTTCCAACTAACTTATGAAAAAGATGTTACTTTTAGAGATGCTACAAAACTGCTTAAAGTCAGAACACTTTATCTAGAGGCTGCATATAACGATTCTATGTATCAGTTCTTTGAAAGAGTTCTTTCACTTTGTGATCGGCTTAAATATAAATCTTCAATGGGATGGAGCATAGCTCCTTTCACTGGCAACTCAGTAACAGTGAGATTTTCAGCAGAGAAATTCGCCACATCCATCGCGCAACCAGTCAACTGGGAAAAATGGACCATTCCTCATGAGCCGCTCATCGATTTGAATGAATATTTTGTAAGCAACCCACTGTCACTTccaaatacagaatttttgtttGATGCGCAACTGGCTAAGCCAGCAAATGAATATCAGTACCAATTCTGCAAGGAACTGAAAGCAAGTTGGATGATATACCATAATGAGACCCAGCTCAGTTATTCTTGGCTCAATCCACAATGTCAAGGTAAACTGGAAAATACATTGCAAATGAAACACCAGGAAATTTGCCAAAGAGCACAGATAATTTGGGGAATTATTTCTGAGCAATTGAAACAACGACCAAATAGTGAATCTGACAACTATTTTGCTTTGCGTTGGCATACTGGGCAAGTGTTGCATTATCACAAAGGAGATGTACTACAGTTGTTAGTAGAACCGCACAAACTTGCTACCTACAATCCAGATTGTTTTGATAAGCATGACTATATTATTCAGAAATTGTTACTCTATGTGAGCTTAGAAATTCAGGCTTCAAAAATCAATCGCGATTTGGCGCTCATAGAGCAGTCCAAAAAATCTGGAAGTGAAGTTGAACAATTTTCTATTTTGCAGAGTCTGGTCAGTAGCTTGAAAGAACATATAAATCCAGCTTCCTTTCGCTATCCTCACTGGTTTTTGTTCCAATTCGAAAATGAGATCATTGTACGTGAGAATCAGTGTGAGCTCATCGAATCAATGCTGAAAGGGAAAGAAAAGGCAATGTATCAACTCAATATGGGTGAGGGAAAATCATCAGTCATCCTCCCACTACTTTGCAGTAATCTTGCAAATGGGGAACAAATACTCCGGATAAATGTCCTGTCAGCCCTGCTAGCCACAATGAAAAACTTTTTGCGCCAGCGTTTTTCAGGTTTGATTAAAAAACATGTTTATACTTTGCCCTTTCAAAGAGACACGGATGTATCtccacaaaatttgaaattaattctTGAAGTTCTTGAGAAGTGCCAGAAAGACAGGCATATTCTCCTTGTCACTCCAGAATTCCACCTATGTTTACAGTTGAAATTGAGGGAATTGATGCTTGAGAATCAGGAGCAGATAGGGGCGACAGGTGTCTTTAATTGGGAGACTTATCGTAGAAGAGTTCCCTGCAAAATTGAAGAATACAAGGATTTGGAGAGCGCTGAAAAGGagaatttgttgaaaaaacaagATGAGTGCCTACGTGTCTGCTTACAGAAAGAAAAGTACCTCAACTCAAAAGATGGGATTCTAAAAGTGCCACCTTCTGGACAAGGATCAAAAAAATTTGCTCAATTTAAAGAAACTATCAATGACCCGACATTTCGGGAGTGGAGCTGTTTAAAGGCTGCATATCGTGAGCTATTGTATAATTCAACTCTCGGGTATGAAGATAGCAGTAAAAAGTTATCTTTACTTAACAAAATTGATGAACTACCAATCATGGATTTGTTAGACGAGTCggacgaaattttaaaacatggcACAGAACTTAATTACTCAGTAGGTGACAAATTTGTGTTTGCTGGTGAAGAGCTACGCTGGGAAATTCCCCAATTTTTCATTCAGGCCATTTTCTGTGATCTTGAAGTGCGTGACATTATCTCTCAAGGAAAAGTTGATGGATTCACAGTGCTTAATTTAAATTACAGTCCACGAGGTGGTGTCCCATTCATACAATTATTAAATGAACCGtattatgaaaaatacataaaacCTATACTTATTGAGAAATACTTCACAAACATTGTATCAAGCCTTCGAAAATACAATGTAAAGGCAGACGAAAGTGTGATTGAAGATGAAACATGTACATTACGACAGTATGTAGCAGCAGAACTTTCCTCTGATGCAGAAAAgaaattacttcattttatagCTGACAAAGGAcaattaaaagataaaattctAATAGCAAAAGGCTGGCTATCCCATGGGATTTTATTTCATGTGTTTAATGCAAAGTACAGGGTTCAATATGGTTTGAATCTTAATCAACAGCTTGAAGGTCACAGAATGAAATCAATCGCAATCCCTTTTTTTGGCAAAGACGCTCCGTCCCCTCGATCTGAATTTAGTCACCCAGATGTCATGTTGGGATTTACTATCATCAGTTACCTTTATCAAGGGCTGAATGAACAGCAGCTGAAAGAAACATTTTTGCGATTGAAAGATGAATTCAGCCATCAGGTAGCAGATTCCCATCTACAGGCATGGGCAGAAGCGAGTCGAACATGGATTGAACCTTTAACGGATTCATTTCCTCCGCGAATGTTAACATCTCTCAAACATTTAGACCTATCAGACGAACAGTGCCTCAATAAAGTACACGAGTTTTTATCTTGCAACCCTcctgcaattttattttatttgaaccaGTTTGTTTTTATGCTAGATGCAATGCAGTACCTGTATAAAATCAGTGCCAATGCACACTCTCTGGTCGGTTACAATGCAGCATTAGGTTTTTCTGGAACGGACGATAGAAAACTGACAATGCCCTTTCAGATTAAGTCCCTGCGATCAGCAACTCAAGAAGGCACCAATGGAAAATTGTTGTCTGTGTTAACTCAAGAACGCAATAGTTCTTATCACTCTCTTCAGGTTGAAGATACGAACACATTATTAGAGCAGCTATGTACCTACGTTTCGAAACAGTCTCACTGTCATGCTCTCATTGATGCTGGCGCTCTGGTAACAGGACTCTCCAACTATGAAACAGCTTTATTTTTACTGGAAAGACTACCTGTGAATATTCTAGGAGTTCTTTATTTCAGTGATGAAGGAAATAGTTTGACTGTTTTAACTCGTAATAACAAGAGTATGCCACTACAAGATTGTTTCCTTGATGAACAAAGTCTTTTTGCCTACCTTGATGATATCCACACCCGTGGCACAGATATAAAACTCCCTTTGAATTGTCATGCCATACTAACGGTGGGTATGGGAATGCAAAAAGACAAGCTAATGCAAGCAGCTATGCGGTTGCGACACCTGGCAGTAAAACAATCAGTTTCTTTGTGGGGCACAGAAGCTACAACTTTAGCAATTGCACGAAATAGTTCAGTGGAAAAAGCAAAGATTAATAGTTACGAGGTTATCAAATGGGTGACGCAAAACACGATAGACCTCATTAGTTCAGATTTGTTTCCTGTTACTGTGAGAAagataaattttcagtttttgaagaaagcagAGATTTGGCTGAAAGAGGCACCAGAGAAACTCGACAGTTTGGTGAAGTACTGTAAAGATAAAGAACGATTTTCATTGGAGGAGTTTTACGCCGTTACACCTGAAGATCAGGATTTAGCTGATTGTTTGTACTATCTAGTGGCCGGACGAGTAAGAGCATTTTATCAAGAGATTGAGAAGGAATTACGAATCAAACAGTTGTGCAATACagacttttacaaaaaattaaccaaTCCATCAGACAAGAGAATCTTTAGAGAAGAGTTGGATAAAATCTGCAAAGAAGTTGTCAGTTACCTTCAAACTGGCCGCGTACTAGATTCTCTTGAcaatgatgaagaaaaagaagtggAGGTTGAAATTATCGAAGAAcaggaattttcaattaaagTGGGAAGTCGAAGCTTTTATACGGAACTTGATTGGAATGTGAACCTAATTTTTAGACGAGATTTTGTAGCGCTAGCACGAAGGGAGGGTTATATTGAACCcattcatttcataaaaaaatacgttcaaatgcCTGCTGACATGAAAAATATACTTTGGCACTCTGATATTTACATGACTCGTAATTTTGTTCAGAGTGTAGAGGTCAAAGGAAAAGAGTTGCTTGATAATTATTTACGCCCTGTCGATGTGATCTTTATTCATCGCCGCGGAGGAACCACCAGACTTATCTTATTATCTGGGCAAgaagccgctcaaattaagattaAATGTTATAAGAAACTCAACCATAATAATCTATTAGTTCATCTTCATGACATCAATGGGGAAACCCAGTTACCGGTTAGTAGCTTAGTATGTGAGAGAGAGCAGAAGTTACTAACTATTgtcaaattattttccggaGAGTGTCAGTTCAAGTCATCCAGTGAGGTGCAGTGCCTAACAAAATTCGTTGGGCGTCTTTATCCAAAATGtttcacaaattcaatttttcctgtcgatgaCAATGTCTCCGAGAAAATATATGATGTCCTCATTCGATCAGGGTATTTAGATTTTTCTGGTACAATGACTAGAAAGCTCTTGAAACTTTTGGCTCCAGATAATTCAGAAGACACTCCTACTTTTGCATTAACTGATGAAACTCAAATCTATTGTGAACATGTTTTGGAAAGCCTCCATCAAATTTACAAAGAACTAATTGTCCAATCATCAAAATCGATGAGGGAAAATCTTAACACCCTCCGAGAGTGGGTGGGTACAAGAGGCAGATTAAAAGATTATGTAGGCTCATCATTGGAGTCCATTCTTAATTTGGAGAAGGAACTCATGATTTTATCCTGA